Proteins from a single region of Chryseobacterium sp. T16E-39:
- a CDS encoding response regulator, whose product MPQKVIRNLQFGVGLSLLILIASSVASYWSIQKQMEDRESLSKTRKSITAVKDVLIALLDAETANRGYQLTGKENFLEPYNRSIAAYPKAMAYAKSFDIRNKAQKQRIEALELNVNSNITNLRKYVENRRKGIEMTQDQIILSKSYMDKCRKIVRDFVRHEEIELEIKNNDLKQSTSTTIIFIILSAIAAIVVTSFFYFKMRKDLIRRDKLEKELKAKDEEITKRVSAIQQVANRVANGDYSQRAIDNSQDDLGDLVDSLNNMTDSLKKSFEKINKSDWHQKGLVLLNESLVGNKSIKEVTRNSLNHLIEYGDASNGAIYLIDEGKLNLETAVGLEEHMKKSFEPGEGMVGQVFLQNKTKVYNDLNENDFAVTFAGSKVKTNGIIVIPITLDRQSIGVLEVTSTTNFDQDRINYLTDSSRNIATALGAAKAREKEQRLLEETQAQSEELQVQHAELENLNTELEAQTQKLQASEEELKVQQEELMQTNAELEERSKLLEEKNHLIAERNIEIQKKAEELALSTQYKSEFLANMSHELRTPLNSILLLSRLMAENPDENLNEDQIESAKVIQSSGGSLLTLIDEILDLAKIESGKMVLEYDKVAIDDVVKDIRNLFNPLANEKGIEFNFEIEAGLEKTIETDRLRLDQVLRNLLSNAFKFTSAGSIGMHIKKDPENKDFIIFSVKDTGIGIPEDKQRIIFEAFQQADGSTQRKFGGTGLGLSISREIAKLLGGELSLTSKINEGSEFSLKIPTHGERNTTPATSDLELVEIIQEDVEEIKNIIGYEEPEAVNPDIVLEIPEEVADDRDNITDDDKVILIIEDDTNFAKALLKYAHRQNYKGVVVVRGDHGLSAALQYHPLAILLDIQLPVKDGWQVMDELKSNPQTKPIPVHMMSSLHVKKQESLMKGAIDFINKPVALEHMTDVFRKIEEALRKSPQKVLIVEENAKHASALSYFLSNFNISLSVKDSVEESVKALTEAEVDCVILDVGPTRGNGYKIVESIKSYEGLENLPIIIFTENNLSSSEELKIKQYADSIVVKTAHSYQRILDEVGLFLHLVEEKKNVGETPRSKTLGSLTEVLSGKKILITDDDVRNIFSLTKTLEKYKVEVILAMDGKQALEQIKAHPDIDAILMDMMMPEMDGYETIKEIRKKPMFTRLPIIAVTAKSMIGDREKCITAGASDYISKPVDVDQLLSLLRVWLYES is encoded by the coding sequence ATGCCACAAAAAGTTATACGAAACCTACAATTTGGAGTTGGACTATCCTTACTCATTTTAATAGCAAGTTCAGTAGCATCATATTGGAGTATCCAAAAACAAATGGAGGATAGGGAAAGTTTATCCAAAACCCGGAAATCTATTACAGCCGTAAAAGATGTTTTAATTGCTCTTTTAGATGCTGAAACAGCAAATAGAGGGTATCAGTTAACAGGCAAAGAAAATTTCCTGGAACCTTATAACCGAAGTATTGCAGCATATCCTAAAGCAATGGCTTATGCAAAATCATTTGATATTAGAAATAAAGCACAGAAACAACGCATAGAGGCTTTGGAGCTGAATGTTAACAGCAATATCACTAATCTGAGGAAATATGTAGAAAACAGAAGGAAAGGAATAGAAATGACGCAGGATCAGATCATTTTGAGTAAATCTTATATGGATAAGTGCCGGAAGATCGTTCGTGATTTTGTAAGACACGAAGAAATTGAACTTGAGATCAAAAATAATGATCTTAAGCAGTCGACCAGTACAACGATTATTTTTATTATTTTATCTGCCATCGCAGCGATCGTTGTTACGTCATTTTTTTATTTTAAAATGCGTAAAGATCTTATTCGGAGAGATAAATTAGAAAAAGAATTAAAAGCCAAAGACGAAGAAATTACGAAACGTGTAAGTGCTATTCAGCAGGTTGCTAACAGAGTTGCAAATGGAGATTACAGTCAGAGGGCTATTGACAATTCCCAGGATGACCTAGGTGATTTGGTAGACTCACTTAACAATATGACGGATTCTTTAAAGAAATCTTTTGAAAAAATAAATAAAAGTGACTGGCATCAGAAAGGATTGGTTTTATTGAATGAATCATTGGTAGGAAATAAATCGATTAAAGAAGTTACCAGAAATTCCTTAAATCATCTTATTGAATATGGAGATGCTAGCAATGGAGCAATATACTTAATTGATGAAGGGAAATTAAATCTTGAAACTGCTGTAGGTTTAGAAGAACACATGAAAAAATCCTTCGAACCCGGAGAAGGAATGGTAGGACAGGTTTTTCTTCAGAACAAGACAAAGGTTTACAATGACCTTAACGAAAATGATTTTGCAGTAACATTTGCTGGCAGCAAAGTTAAAACTAATGGGATCATAGTGATTCCTATAACCTTAGACAGACAAAGTATAGGAGTTTTAGAAGTAACTTCCACAACTAATTTTGATCAGGATAGAATTAATTATCTCACCGACAGCTCCCGAAATATTGCCACAGCTCTTGGTGCGGCAAAAGCCCGTGAAAAAGAACAGCGCTTATTGGAAGAAACACAGGCACAATCAGAAGAATTACAGGTACAGCATGCTGAACTGGAAAATCTGAATACAGAATTAGAAGCACAAACGCAAAAGCTGCAAGCTTCAGAAGAAGAACTAAAAGTGCAGCAGGAAGAGCTTATGCAGACCAATGCTGAATTAGAAGAACGTTCAAAATTATTAGAAGAAAAGAACCATCTGATCGCTGAACGGAATATTGAGATTCAGAAAAAAGCGGAAGAGCTGGCTTTAAGCACCCAATACAAATCTGAGTTTTTAGCCAATATGTCGCATGAATTGCGTACCCCTCTTAATTCTATTCTTCTCCTTTCCAGATTAATGGCTGAAAATCCGGATGAAAACCTGAATGAAGATCAGATCGAATCTGCAAAAGTGATTCAAAGTTCCGGTGGAAGTTTGCTGACACTCATCGATGAAATATTGGATCTGGCCAAAATAGAATCCGGTAAAATGGTTCTTGAATATGATAAAGTTGCTATTGATGATGTTGTTAAAGATATACGGAATCTGTTCAACCCATTAGCTAATGAGAAAGGGATCGAATTTAACTTTGAGATAGAGGCTGGGCTTGAAAAAACGATTGAGACTGATAGATTGCGTCTGGATCAGGTACTGCGTAATTTATTATCCAATGCTTTTAAATTTACCAGTGCAGGCAGCATAGGTATGCATATCAAAAAAGATCCGGAAAATAAAGATTTCATTATTTTCTCTGTAAAAGATACTGGAATCGGAATTCCTGAGGATAAGCAGAGAATTATTTTTGAAGCCTTTCAGCAGGCAGATGGATCTACTCAACGTAAATTTGGAGGTACTGGCCTGGGACTATCAATCAGCCGTGAAATTGCCAAATTATTAGGCGGGGAATTATCCCTTACCAGCAAAATAAATGAAGGGAGTGAGTTCAGTTTAAAGATTCCAACTCATGGAGAAAGAAATACAACACCTGCAACATCTGATCTGGAGTTAGTGGAAATTATCCAGGAAGATGTTGAGGAAATTAAAAATATTATTGGTTACGAAGAACCAGAGGCGGTAAATCCTGATATTGTTTTGGAAATACCGGAAGAAGTAGCTGATGACAGGGATAATATTACAGACGATGATAAGGTTATTTTAATTATTGAAGATGATACCAATTTTGCCAAGGCACTTTTGAAATATGCTCATCGGCAAAATTATAAAGGAGTAGTTGTAGTAAGGGGAGACCATGGGTTATCTGCCGCGTTGCAATATCATCCGCTTGCTATTTTACTGGATATTCAATTACCGGTGAAAGACGGATGGCAGGTGATGGATGAATTGAAATCCAATCCACAAACCAAGCCTATTCCCGTACATATGATGTCCTCATTGCATGTGAAAAAACAGGAAAGCCTTATGAAAGGAGCTATTGATTTTATTAATAAGCCGGTAGCTTTGGAACATATGACGGATGTTTTCAGAAAAATTGAAGAAGCACTTCGAAAGTCGCCTCAAAAAGTTCTGATTGTTGAAGAAAATGCCAAACATGCCAGTGCCCTATCTTATTTCTTAAGCAATTTTAATATTTCCCTTTCAGTAAAAGATAGTGTAGAGGAAAGCGTTAAAGCCCTGACCGAAGCTGAAGTTGATTGTGTGATCTTGGATGTTGGACCAACAAGAGGCAACGGATATAAAATTGTCGAATCCATTAAAAGTTATGAAGGGCTGGAAAACCTGCCGATCATTATTTTTACAGAGAATAATCTGTCTTCATCAGAAGAGCTTAAGATAAAGCAATATGCAGATTCTATTGTTGTAAAAACAGCACATTCCTATCAGCGGATATTAGATGAGGTAGGTTTGTTTTTACATCTGGTGGAAGAAAAGAAAAATGTGGGTGAAACGCCAAGAAGTAAAACTTTGGGATCATTAACGGAGGTTTTAAGTGGAAAGAAGATTCTCATCACCGATGATGATGTTAGAAATATTTTCTCACTGACGAAAACCCTGGAAAAATATAAAGTTGAAGTAATTCTGGCAATGGATGGAAAACAGGCACTTGAACAGATCAAAGCCCATCCTGATATTGATGCTATTCTAATGGATATGATGATGCCTGAAATGGACGGTTATGAAACCATAAAAGAAATAAGAAAAAAACCAATGTTTACCAGACTGCCAATTATAGCAGTTACTGCCAAATCAATGATTGGTGATCGTGAGAAATGCATTACTGCCGGAGCTTCAGATTATATATCGAAGCCTGTGGATGTTGATCAGCTGCTATCATTATTGCGGGTCTGGTTATATGAAAGTTAA
- a CDS encoding response regulator — protein MNKKILIVDDDPRNIFALKLTLKTRGYQMESCTAAQDAIQLLEKDSGIGVVLMDMMMPGMDGYEAIKIIRNTPSINKVPIIAVTAQAMQEDRQKCLDVGAQDYVKKPIDVDLLLTAIEKLS, from the coding sequence ATGAATAAAAAGATTTTGATCGTGGATGATGATCCGCGGAACATATTTGCACTTAAATTAACTCTTAAAACAAGAGGATATCAAATGGAAAGCTGTACTGCTGCACAGGATGCTATTCAGCTTTTAGAAAAGGATAGCGGGATCGGGGTGGTCCTGATGGATATGATGATGCCCGGAATGGATGGCTATGAAGCCATTAAAATTATCCGTAATACGCCCTCTATCAATAAGGTCCCTATCATTGCAGTGACCGCACAGGCTATGCAGGAAGACCGCCAGAAATGTCTGGATGTCGGGGCACAGGATTATGTGAAGAAACCTATTGATGTAGATCTATTATTAACAGCTATAGAAAAGTTATCCTAA